The proteins below come from a single Iocasia fonsfrigidae genomic window:
- a CDS encoding glycerate kinase: protein MKVMIAPDSFKGSLTALEVADHIKKGILKVFPKAEVLKVPMADGGEGTVQSLVDATDGEIIVKDVTGPLGDKVAASFGILGNGKTAVIEMATASGLPLVPEDKADPSITTTYGTGELIKHALDQGIEELIIGIGGSATNDAGVGMAQALGASFRDEDGQEIGFGGGELDKIKEIDLSNLDKRIKRLSVNVACDVNNPLYGPEGAAYIYGPQKGADQRMVELLDKNLRYFAEVVKKSLNIDLQSIPGAGAAGGLGAGLFAFLKAELKSGVDIVLEANKFKEKLSGVDLVITGEGKIDGQTVQGKTPVGVAKKAKEKNIPVIAVAGMVAENAGEVYQAGIDTCFSITQRPLTLEEAMNKSGEWLEMLSEQIMRLYKINI from the coding sequence ATGAAGGTGATGATAGCACCTGATTCTTTTAAAGGGAGTTTGACTGCACTGGAAGTGGCTGATCATATAAAAAAGGGCATATTAAAGGTATTTCCTAAAGCAGAGGTTCTTAAGGTTCCAATGGCTGATGGTGGTGAAGGTACGGTCCAATCTCTGGTTGACGCAACTGATGGTGAAATTATTGTAAAAGATGTTACTGGACCGTTAGGGGATAAAGTGGCAGCTTCCTTTGGTATTTTGGGTAATGGAAAAACTGCTGTTATTGAGATGGCAACTGCATCTGGTCTGCCTTTAGTCCCGGAAGATAAGGCAGATCCAAGTATAACAACTACTTATGGAACAGGTGAATTGATCAAGCATGCCCTTGACCAGGGGATAGAGGAATTAATAATAGGAATCGGTGGTAGTGCTACTAATGATGCTGGAGTAGGGATGGCCCAGGCCCTGGGAGCTAGCTTCAGGGATGAAGATGGACAGGAAATAGGTTTTGGTGGAGGAGAACTGGATAAAATAAAGGAGATTGATTTATCTAATCTTGATAAACGGATAAAAAGACTTAGCGTAAATGTTGCCTGTGATGTAAACAATCCCTTATATGGTCCTGAAGGTGCGGCATACATATATGGTCCTCAGAAGGGTGCAGATCAAAGAATGGTAGAACTACTTGATAAGAACCTGAGATATTTTGCAGAGGTAGTTAAAAAAAGTTTAAATATTGATTTGCAGAGTATACCAGGTGCTGGAGCAGCTGGTGGGTTGGGAGCTGGCTTATTTGCCTTTCTAAAAGCAGAGCTTAAATCAGGGGTTGATATAGTCTTGGAGGCTAATAAATTCAAAGAAAAACTTAGCGGGGTAGATCTGGTAATAACTGGTGAAGGTAAGATTGATGGGCAAACTGTACAAGGTAAAACCCCGGTAGGTGTTGCTAAAAAAGCAAAGGAAAAGAATATTCCGGTCATTGCTGTAGCAGGTATGGTAGCTGAAAATGCTGGAGAAGTGTATCAGGCAGGTATTGATACATGTTTTAGCATAACACAGCGGCCCCTTACCCTTGAGGAGGCAATGAATAAATCGGGGGAATGGCTGGAAATGTTGAGTGAGCAAATTATGAGGTTGTATAAAATTAATATCTAA
- a CDS encoding transketolase: protein MDNEAIQIKEIANKLRLDVVRMVHLAGDGHPGPALSIADIVATLYYKVMNIDPKNPDWSERDRLILSKGHACPIIYAALARKGYFSTKILPSLRKLGSILQGHPDMIKTPGIDMTSGSLGNGISIASGMVAASRVTGYDYNVYVITGDGELQEGVVWEAAMSAAHFNLGKLIVFVDNNGFQSGGAIKDINSTIIPVLEKWKAFGWHCQEIDGHNINQILAAIEKAKAETKQPSVIVAKTIKGKGLPFMENDNSWHKRTPTEDELNMAIKVFGGVANE, encoded by the coding sequence ATGGATAATGAAGCTATTCAAATAAAAGAAATTGCTAACAAATTAAGATTAGATGTTGTAAGAATGGTTCATTTAGCAGGAGATGGTCACCCTGGTCCGGCCTTGTCAATTGCAGATATAGTTGCAACTCTTTATTATAAGGTGATGAATATTGACCCTAAAAATCCTGATTGGTCTGAAAGAGATAGGCTAATATTATCTAAAGGTCATGCCTGTCCGATAATATATGCTGCTTTAGCTAGGAAAGGTTATTTTTCAACTAAAATTTTACCTAGCTTAAGAAAGTTGGGTTCAATCTTACAGGGACATCCTGATATGATAAAAACACCAGGGATTGACATGACTTCTGGTTCTTTAGGAAACGGCATATCAATTGCTTCAGGAATGGTAGCTGCAAGTAGGGTAACAGGATATGATTATAATGTTTATGTAATTACAGGTGATGGAGAATTGCAAGAAGGTGTTGTTTGGGAAGCGGCTATGTCGGCTGCTCACTTTAATCTAGGTAAATTAATAGTATTTGTTGATAATAATGGATTTCAAAGTGGGGGGGCTATTAAGGATATTAACAGTACCATTATACCTGTTTTAGAGAAGTGGAAGGCCTTTGGATGGCATTGCCAAGAAATAGATGGGCATAATATTAATCAAATATTGGCAGCTATTGAGAAAGCAAAAGCAGAAACTAAACAGCCATCAGTTATAGTGGCTAAGACTATTAAAGGTAAAGGATTACCATTTATGGAAAATGATAATTCTTGGCATAAACGGACTCCAACAGAAGATGAACTTAATATGGCAATTAAAGTATTTGGAGGTGTTGCTAATGAGTAA
- a CDS encoding phosphogluconate dehydrogenase C-terminal domain-containing protein → MSKQLTISIIGAAGKMGTRITNNLLKSNYNLLFCENGETGIAKLKERGLTNTETEKAIPQSDLVILSVPDNLIGKISEEIVSMMKKDATLLLLDPAAAYAGEVSLRDDCSFVVVHPGHPPLYRAQDNLEAYNDFFGGVARQDVVAALFQGKEKHFEIGKKVAKDMWAPVDNVYDVTVDQMILLEPAAVEVAGGSVVYLIRDVIGELTERGIPKEAAQSFVLGHLRTVLAIVLDVIPAPVSDACKLAIEQNYNRIIKEDWKEIFESDVVEETVKGMLGLKK, encoded by the coding sequence ATGTCAAAACAATTAACAATTTCAATTATTGGTGCAGCAGGGAAGATGGGTACTCGTATTACTAATAATCTTTTGAAAAGTAATTATAATTTATTGTTTTGTGAGAATGGAGAAACAGGCATTGCGAAGCTTAAAGAAAGGGGGTTAACTAATACAGAGACTGAAAAAGCTATTCCTCAAAGTGATTTAGTAATATTGTCAGTTCCAGATAATCTAATAGGCAAAATTTCAGAAGAAATAGTATCTATGATGAAAAAAGATGCAACATTACTTTTGCTTGATCCAGCAGCGGCATATGCTGGGGAAGTAAGTCTTCGTGATGATTGTAGTTTTGTAGTAGTACATCCAGGTCATCCCCCTCTTTATAGAGCACAGGATAATTTGGAGGCATATAATGATTTTTTTGGTGGGGTAGCTCGGCAAGATGTAGTTGCAGCTTTATTTCAGGGTAAAGAGAAACATTTTGAGATTGGAAAAAAAGTAGCTAAGGATATGTGGGCACCAGTAGATAATGTTTATGATGTTACTGTTGATCAGATGATATTATTAGAACCAGCAGCTGTAGAGGTAGCTGGAGGTTCAGTGGTTTACTTGATAAGAGATGTGATTGGAGAGTTAACTGAAAGAGGTATTCCAAAAGAAGCTGCTCAATCCTTTGTGTTAGGACACTTGCGGACAGTATTAGCTATTGTCTTAGACGTAATACCAGCTCCTGTATCAGATGCCTGTAAATTGGCAATTGAACAGAATTATAATAGAATAATCAAGGAAGACTGGAAAGAAATATTTGAATCCGATGTTGTTGAGGAGACTGTTAAAGGTATGTTGGGATTAAAAAAATAG
- a CDS encoding transketolase family protein has product MSKKQSNTRRAVMDALLKLASNDPAISVVCADSLKSMRAGEFAEKYPDRLFDVGICEQNAVDFGAGLAASGLKPYVATYAGFLTMRACEQMRTFVAYPKLNVKFIGANGGIYGGEREGVTHQFFEDLGIVRSIPGITVVVPADGREVYQATKALAQIDGPAYLRVGSDREPFIFEDEIDFELGKIRVMRDYGDDVVVFATGSILYRALKAVDMLYEEEGIKAKVVEVHTLKPLDEKNITSILRKTGAAVTVEDHNIIGGLGSAISETSTSNYPVPIVRIGLQDIFPESGEAEQLLDKYNMAITDIKDGVKKAIALK; this is encoded by the coding sequence ATGAGTAAAAAACAATCTAATACTAGAAGAGCAGTTATGGATGCCCTTTTAAAGTTAGCCAGTAATGACCCTGCTATTTCTGTAGTTTGTGCAGATTCTTTAAAATCGATGCGAGCAGGGGAATTTGCAGAAAAATACCCTGATCGTCTTTTTGATGTAGGTATTTGTGAACAGAATGCTGTTGATTTTGGAGCAGGACTTGCAGCTAGTGGATTAAAACCATATGTTGCTACTTATGCTGGTTTCCTAACTATGAGAGCCTGTGAGCAGATGAGAACATTTGTAGCTTATCCAAAATTAAATGTAAAGTTTATCGGTGCTAATGGTGGTATTTATGGTGGAGAACGTGAAGGAGTAACTCATCAATTTTTTGAAGACCTAGGTATTGTTCGTAGTATTCCTGGAATAACAGTTGTAGTTCCGGCTGATGGGAGAGAAGTTTATCAGGCAACCAAAGCCTTAGCCCAAATAGATGGTCCGGCCTATCTTAGGGTTGGCAGTGATCGAGAACCTTTTATTTTTGAAGATGAGATTGATTTTGAATTAGGCAAAATTAGGGTAATGAGAGATTATGGAGATGATGTAGTTGTTTTTGCAACTGGATCAATTTTATACCGTGCTTTGAAGGCTGTTGATATGCTTTATGAAGAAGAAGGTATAAAGGCAAAAGTTGTTGAGGTTCATACTTTGAAACCGCTAGATGAAAAAAATATTACGAGTATTTTAAGAAAAACCGGTGCAGCTGTAACAGTGGAAGATCATAATATTATTGGAGGTCTAGGAAGTGCTATTTCTGAAACCAGTACCAGTAATTATCCAGTTCCTATTGTGAGAATAGGATTGCAGGATATTTTCCCTGAATCAGGTGAGGCAGAGCAACTATTAGATAAATATAATATGGCAATTACAGATATTAAAGATGGAGTAAAAAAGGCTATAGCATTAAAATGA
- a CDS encoding CdaR family transcriptional regulator: MKLTMDLAKKIVKNTMDVLGKNINIMDYNGIIIASGNQERINMYHKGAAEVVKTGKMVIIKDKDIAGFKGVKPGINLPIRFNEQIIGVVGITGDANEVAGYGEIVKNMVELILQQEFLRREIEAENKACENFFQQLLSNSIKSKELLVDRAKLFDLTLDLVRVVIVIEIHPIDNKLLTEQIRILDTFLRLNKKEDIIFSRGDNLILVKSFSKDNNIENYYEYTKKITNKILDRFNEIFDSVIIGVGQRVSELEKLYISYQGAKHALKVGKKVYNNHENNIFFLDHLGYDYFLPYIDKEEGLYFLHHLLGNNIIEVFENVDLGELIEALVENDLNISKAADSIYIHRNTLIYKLNKINEITGLNPRSAKDLFTLLIAYHLYLYLYQ, translated from the coding sequence AAAAAAATAGTTAAAAATACTATGGATGTATTAGGCAAAAACATTAATATAATGGACTACAACGGTATAATTATTGCTAGTGGGAATCAAGAAAGAATAAATATGTATCATAAGGGTGCGGCAGAAGTAGTTAAAACTGGTAAAATGGTGATCATAAAAGATAAAGATATAGCTGGCTTTAAGGGGGTTAAACCTGGTATCAATCTTCCAATAAGGTTTAATGAACAGATTATAGGTGTTGTTGGTATAACTGGTGATGCGAATGAAGTAGCTGGCTATGGAGAAATAGTTAAAAATATGGTTGAATTAATATTACAGCAGGAGTTTTTGCGGAGAGAAATTGAGGCAGAAAATAAAGCCTGTGAAAATTTCTTTCAGCAACTATTAAGTAACAGTATAAAAAGTAAAGAACTGTTAGTTGATAGGGCTAAGTTGTTTGATTTGACATTAGACCTTGTCCGGGTAGTAATAGTAATTGAGATTCATCCTATTGATAATAAGTTGTTAACTGAACAGATTCGAATACTGGATACATTTTTAAGACTAAATAAAAAAGAGGATATTATCTTTAGTAGAGGTGATAATCTCATTTTGGTAAAAAGTTTTAGTAAAGATAACAACATTGAAAATTATTATGAGTACACAAAGAAAATTACCAATAAAATATTGGATAGGTTTAATGAAATATTTGATTCTGTAATAATTGGGGTTGGACAAAGGGTCTCAGAATTAGAGAAATTATATATATCATACCAGGGGGCAAAACATGCCCTTAAGGTGGGAAAGAAAGTATATAATAATCATGAAAATAATATATTTTTTCTCGATCACCTAGGTTATGACTATTTTTTGCCTTATATAGATAAAGAGGAAGGACTTTATTTTCTACATCATCTATTAGGAAACAATATAATAGAAGTCTTTGAAAATGTAGATCTTGGGGAGTTAATAGAAGCCCTTGTAGAAAATGATTTAAATATTAGTAAAGCAGCAGATAGTATATATATTCACCGTAATACATTAATATATAAATTAAACAAAATAAATGAAATAACCGGATTAAATCCCAGAAGTGCTAAGGACCTTTTTACACTATTGATTGCTTATCATTTGTACTTATATTTATATCAATAA